AGAATTAACCCGGCCACAAGGCGTTTGGGCCAAACACATCCCTGAACTAAAAGAACATCCCGAGTTAGCCCTTCCACTTTTGGAAGTGGTTCAATCTGACCCTGTCAAATATGTTCAAGACTCGGTGGGCAATTGGCTGAATGATGCCAGCAAAACTAACCCGGAATGGGTAATTCAGGTATGTGATACATGGCTGTTGGCTTCAGATACAAAGGAAACGAAGCGAATAGTAACTCGGGCACAAAGAAGCTTGAACAAAATGAAATAATCTGGAGACTCCTCCCCATCCAATCCATAGCTAGAATATTTACATAAACTATGAGATACATCTGGAATATTAGGAATGGAGGAATTCCTATGTCTATTATCCGAATCTATCTGGAAGCAGACAGTGTTGTATCTGGGAACATTGCGATCACCACGAATATAAATGTCACTCCAATTGTCAATCGGTACACAGCCGTTGTTGTGCTCGGCAACATCCTAGGGGGAGTGACCACCATCCCGGCACAAAATTTTACGAATGATAGTGGGACTTCAGTTGCGGCAAACAGTCTGCTGGTTCCGACCAGTAACGGTTACTACAATGTATTTGTGAATGGAACGTTGCAGCGAGGCGGATTAACGACACTTTCTCCTACTAATCTAATCATAAATACTGGCTTGTTAGTTGGCGCTACCGTAGTTATTGAGGTGATCAATTTCAACACCAGCGCTTCCTCAACATCTGTCAACAACGTCACCGTAACGACCACAATAAGCGACTGAAGGAAAACTATCGCAAATTCCACTTAAAAAAACGCCAAACACAGGGCTTCTCCTTGATGAATACAGATGGTTTTTCCCGTTACACAATTAAAAAAAATTTTAAATCTTGAAGTTCTCTACAAGTACCTGAAGCTTCTCGGCCAGTGATGAGAGGAGCTCTGCGGAGGATTCCACTTCTTGCATAGCAACAAGCTGTTGCTCTGAAGAAGCCGATAGAGATTCTGCCCCTTTAGCTGTATGGTTAGA
This window of the Paenibacillus polymyxa genome carries:
- a CDS encoding DUF4183 domain-containing protein; the encoded protein is MSIIRIYLEADSVVSGNIAITTNINVTPIVNRYTAVVVLGNILGGVTTIPAQNFTNDSGTSVAANSLLVPTSNGYYNVFVNGTLQRGGLTTLSPTNLIINTGLLVGATVVIEVINFNTSASSTSVNNVTVTTTISD